One window from the genome of Ananas comosus cultivar F153 linkage group 13, ASM154086v1, whole genome shotgun sequence encodes:
- the LOC109719166 gene encoding probable chalcone--flavonone isomerase 3, with amino-acid sequence MVMVDGVPFAPEITVTKPLTLLGHGITDIEIHFLQIKYNAIGIYLEKEKIVDHLGNWKGKKGTLLAEDDSFFEALVSAPVEKYFKVVVIKEIKGSQYGVQLESSVRDRLVAVDKYEEEEEEALDKIAEFFQTKYFKKDSVITFYFPVASRTAEITFATEEKGEVKMVVENANVAQMIQKWYLGGSRAVSPTTVKSLADNIGALLSQ; translated from the exons ATGGTGATGGTGGATGGAGTCCCATTTGCTCCTGAGATCACAGTGACTAAACCCTTAACACTATTGGGTCATG GTATTACTGATATAGAAATTCATTTCCTACAAATCAAGTACAATGCAATTGGGATTTActtggaaaaggaaaaaattgttGATCATTTGGGAAATTGGAAGGGCAAAAAGGGAACACTGCTTGCTGAAGATGATTCCTTCTTTGAGGCACTTGTTTCAG CTCCCGTGGAGAAATATTTCAAAGTGGTTGTGATAAAGGAGATAAAGGGTTCGCAGTACGGCGTACAGTTAGAGAGCTCGGTGAGAGACCGATTGGTGGCCGTCGACAAGtacgaagaagaggaagaagaggcaCTTGACAAGATTGCCGAGTTTTTCCAAACCAAATATTTCAAGAAGGATTCAGTGATCACTTTCTATTTTCCTGTAGCTTCTCGCACTGCAGAG ATAACATTTGCGACGGAGGAAAAAGGAGAAGTGAAAATGGTGGTGGAAAATGCCAACGTTGCGCAGATGATCCAAAAATGGTACCTGGGGGGAAGCAGAGCTGTGTCTCCTACCACAGTGAAGAGCCTAGCAGATAACATTGGGGCACTGCTTTCTCAGTAG
- the LOC109719584 gene encoding non-specific lipid-transfer protein 1-like, with translation MARSSFARNMLLSLLVAVAYFSAVAPRCAEAEVTCPEVYGVLMQCVPYLRSGGTPAPQCCSGIQQLLAAASTTADRRTACQCLKTAAAGLSGLNLGYAVALPGKCGVSFPYKITPNIDCSTIP, from the exons ATGGCCCGGTCCTCGTTTGCTCGCAATATGTTGTTATCTTTGTTAGTCGCAGTTGCTTATTTCTCCGCGGTGGCGCCGCGCTGCGCGGAAGCCGAGGTGACGTGCCCGGAGGTTTACGGTGTGCTGATGCAGTGCGTGCCGTACCTGCGGTCGGGGGGCACCCCGGCGCCGCAGTGCTGCAGCGGAATCCAGCAGCTGCTGGCGGCAGCGAGCACGACGGCCGACCGCCGCACGGCGTGCCAGTGCCTCAAGACCGCCGCGGCGGGCCTCTCCGGGCTCAACCTCGGCTACGCCGTCGCACTCCCGGGCAAGTGCGGGGTCTCGTTCCCCTACAAGATCACACCCAATATCGACTGCTCCAC GATACCGTAG